The DNA window ACACAACAATGCCTTAGTCTCTGTCATTCATGCGATGCAGTCACACAGATCAGTAataacacttgaaatatacagaACACAAGTTTGATACCTACATCAGACTGAACAGAGTTATAtagggtgtacccagtgcagagagctcccgctctgtgcggggagTTCAACAGATAATATCAGTAGAGTACAGAATAACGAGGAAAATCTGACTAAAGGCTCTGCATCATCATCACCCAGCTTCACTACCCCAAACAAGCAGCATGGCACTTATGGAACCACTGACCAGGACTCAAAACTAGTCCTGCAACTGAATGGATGAAGTTAGAACTTAGAAAATCGCCACTGCAAATGCAGAAAAAAATAGGCGCTTTTCAAACTTCCAGTGCCAATAAGtagttttcttttctttctttcttttttttggaaaGGGCCACTACGTAGTTTGAACTTCTGAAAGCATGGAGAGCAAAGTTTAACTGAATTGCACAAATGTAATACTAAAAAGCAAAGGTACACGACACTTTTATTTTTGTTTCAGAGAGCAAACACAACAAAATGGATTGCAGTAAGAATTATGATCATTTTGCAATTACAAAAAGTGACAAAAGTTTGAACTGACATAGCTCCAAAAAATTGACTTCTGCTGCCAACCCTAGCTAGGCTGAACAAGGAACAAGACTGGAGTCCTGGCACATGCATTAGAAGAACTGGCTGAAGGTCATTATAAACAAAGGCTTATTTggctgatcttaagtctatctcaTGAGACAGTTTTTCTCACAGAAAATCTGCTCAACAGGCCATCTTGATGTAGGCCGACAATGCAAGCAGACTGCGATGGGTGCTTACTAATTGCTCATTCACACAACCAGTGCACAAATGTACAGGTCTGAAATGCAAGAGGCAAGACTTGGAATAAAATAACATACCTCTCTATATCCTTAAATCTTCCTTGGTGACATAGATGGTGGGAAACCAAAATATGGATAGGGACCAGAAGCAGGGGATCTTGTCCTACCGACCCTCTCAATATTGAAAGACTTAATCTCAAGTGAAAAAAATGCTGAATATGTTGTTGTAACCTCTTCATCTGGAATGCATTCTATGAAATTGTATCCTTCAGCTGGACCACCAATGTTGCCTTCACAAGTATAATGGGCAGGCAAGGGGATGATACTCTTCAAATGCCACTCATGGGACTTCTCACTGCCATTTTACGAGAAGGTGTAATAATCCACAGATGTGCCTCCATAAATTATACTAAACATTGCAACCCTACTTTCCCCTGACTCCACAATGACGATTTGCCGCCTATCATGGCCAGGCAGGAGGCCAATAGTGCAAAACCGCATACTATTCATGTCGAGCTTGACCACTGTGCTCATGTTGTTTAATTTCCAATAGAAGCAGTCATACGTACATTGTTCTGAAATGAACTGATCAATTTCATCCAAGCCTAGATCGCCCCAACTGATAGCCGTACTGACACTCCAGCAGCCACAGCCCGAAGAGAAGATAAAACCCCCCAACCTTGAGCTGGATTGCTTCCAGCTGATCACACTGAATGATGTATCCTCCTCTGTGCCTCCTGAACGGATGAAGGAGGCCCTCGAATGGAAAATGATATCATTGTTTTGGATCCCGATGGAGGCGAGTAGGTCGTCGGTTATGGGAGGCAGCAGCAGGTATCGCCGAGACAGCGGGTCACACACCAGGAGGTCGCGAACGCGCTCGAGGAGGACGCGGCCGTCGCGGGCATCGCACGGAATCCAGCGGTCGCGAGGGAGATAGTCGAAGGAAAACGCGATAGCCCGGGCGACGGCAGCGGAGGGATGGGGCGCTTCGGCAGGATGGAAACCATAGGATCTAACGAAGCCGAGGAGTAAGGGCGGGTGAATGGAGCGGTACCGGCGGAGGAAGGCGTGGTCAGCGATGAGGCGGCGGAAGGAGACGCAGGCGGTGGAGGCGCGGGCGAGGTCCGCAGGGGAGGCGACGCGGAGCAAGATCTCCTCGAGGAGGTCGCTGGTTAGGGCCGGCGGCGGCCGCTCTGGATCCGTGGCATCGGGGTCGGGGAGGCTGAGCGGAACTCTCGACGCCATATTGGGCACCTCTCCGCCGCCGGCAAAAGGAGGAAGTGAACTGAGGATCGAAGAGGGTCATTTGTGTACGGGAAGAGATGGGAGACGGGGGAAGGGGATggcgccgacaggtgggcccAGGCGGTCAGTGACTAAGCGCATCCTGTAGAGCGGGCCCAGGGCGCCAGCgatagagagggagagggaggcggtGGGAGCTGTTGGGCTTGGCCGGGATTTCGGCCCGAGTTGAGAGTCGAGTGGGCCGAACAGAAAAATGGAAAAAGAGTGACGAAAAGGAAGATTTCGGCCCAAACTAAAAGTAAAGATTTATAATTTTTTCCAAGTTGTTTTTCAAAACATTTCGACTCCATTTAAAGATACATTTTAAAAATTCTTCGAATCTAGTTTGAAAAACTTTACAAACTTATTTTCAAATCAAAAGCCTTTGTTCTAGTGGCAGGGCTGTCCAGTGGGACGCTACCCATCAGGGTTCGAACCCTGGTGTCGCACCTTTTTTCTGGATTTTTTATAGAAAAAGTAGGGTATACGCATGCGTGCACATTCGGTGGTACTGTACGTTTTCCCACACACTAGAGGCTAGAAGACTCCCAATCCTTTCTTTGTGTGTGTATGGACGTACACGTGTGTGTGCGCCCACGTGTGGTGTGGGTGTGGAGCACGTGGGTGGCTTGGGCGACTCGAGTTTGTCTCGCCGTCGGTTGCGAGATAGTTCTTCCCTCTTTCGATTTCCCTCCTCCCTGCTTCAATCCACAAATCCATGAGCGTGCTTTCGATCTCGTTCCTGGTCGAAGTAGTGACTATCAACTCAATCACCCAGCGTCCAACAACCCAATAACCATGGTTTGTCGTCCGCAAGTTGGTGTGGGTTGCCATGGGCTTCCCTCTGTAGGAGGCcgagggatggagggagtagagcGCTTGTTGGATAACCTGAAGCTGTCAGCGGCAGAGAGGAGAAGCATCCATATCGATCCCGAACTTGATGGGAAGGCCAGGGAGACCCCTGCCCTAGTGGTGGGGAACTTGATGTCTGATCGTTGGGTGCAGCCGAAGCACATTGAACAGACGGTGGGATGGATTTGGTGTCCGGTGAGGGGGATTGAGTGCAAGGATCTGGGGGATAACATGTCAATCAGGCTTTGGGGAAGAGAAAAGCGTTAGACGAGGGGCCATGGATGATATCAAATGAACtactggtggtggtggcggatttTGATGGTTCAAAATCACTAGATGAGTTGAATTTCTCATTCATCCCCATTTGGATTTGTGTTTCATGTTTGCCAATGAAGTGGACCGGACGCGGGCGCCTACTGCTGAGGCAGTCTAGGCAGCTTGCGTGGAGAAGAAGCTCACGAGGATTAGGGAAGAAGGATAAATAAAGAAGAGAAAATAAGGAAAAAAAATATAAAGAGAAGGGTAATATAATCATTTCAAAAAGATTTCTCTGTCATGGAAAGCTATTTTGCCAAACGATCTAACAAAATAGCTCTAGCTTCATCGGTAGAGCTGTTCGTGAAGCTAAAGCTGAAAAAAATAGCTCTACTAATTAAGTGGAGCCGTGCCAAATGGAACCATTGTGCTCAAATTGATTCTCATGGTCCCTTTGTTTTTATACGCATATCATAGTTCACAATCTGTGTTGATGCTCCTGTAGTGAACCATttcattttctttttcctttATGATAATGGATTCTGACTTAGTCACTTAGACCACACCAGCCGATCAGGTAAGAAGTGTTTGATTGTTTAATCTTATATACACTCTGTTGTGGTGTTATCGATCTTGTCATATCTTAATTTTAATTTGTTCTCTGCCACTGGTAAAGACTTAtagtaaaaaaaaagtaaaaacgACTCACGATTTAGAATTGAGGGAGTATTTAAAAGTATGTATCATACATATAGCATGTGACCATGCTTCCATACTCGGGCGATCGACCAGATCAAACGATTCTAGCTAGAACGTGGCAAAATTCAGAGAGCCTAGCTAGTCTCCATCTGCTCATCGGTGCACCACCACTCGCCGGACGGAATGATCTCTCTGCACCGGGGCCGGGGACGACGTCGATCGGATCTCCTCCCTCACATGACGTGCGGCATCGTGCCGTAGGGTTTGCTCTTGATCCCCATCATCCTGCGCGTCCTGGTGATGAAGTGGTCCCGTGGCTTGACGGCGCCGGGGACGTGCCCGATGAGCGTCATGAACGGCAGCTCCGCCAGCGCGTCGCGGTGGCCGAGCGTCACGGTCATGGACGTCCTCGGGGACGGCTTGTACCGGTGCAGCTTCTCCTCCCGGGTGGCGCCCTTCACCAGCAGCCGGAGGTTCCGGGACACCACCATCGCTTGCCGCTGCGCCAGGTGGCCCTGCTTCGCCTCCGGCACGTCCGTGATGTCGCCGACGGCGAACACGTTCCGCAGCCCGCCGACGCGGAGGTGGCCGTCCACCCGGAGATGGCCTTCCTCGTCCACATGCTCCCCGAGGAGCGTCCCCTTGAGCCACCCAGACGCCACGGGCCGGCCCGTGCACACGAAGTGAGCGTCGGCCTCCACCGTCTGCCCCGCCGACGTCGTGAACTCCCGGGTGTCCGGGGTCGCCGACGCCAGGTCCACCGTCTGGTCCAGAAGCACGGTGACGTTCTTGGACCGCAGCCACTCCAGCGCCTTGGCCGACGCCCGGGCGCCCATCACCTTGAGCAGCCGCGGCGCGCCGTGGACGAGGGTCACGCGCTTCTCGGGGCTCTTCATCACGATCTCCGCCGCTAGCTCCACGCCGATGGGCCCGCCGCCGACGATCAGCACCGACCGGGCTCCGTCGATCCGCTCCTTGTCGTGCTGGAACATCTCCAGCCGCTCCGACTGCTTCTGCGGACGGTTGCACGTGCGCCCCGTCGCGATCACCAGGAAGTCGTACGCCACGGCGCGGCCGATGGAGGTGAGCACCACGGAGTCGTCCACGCCGACGGCGAACGCGGTCACCACCTTGGCCTGCGTCAGGTAGTCGGAGTGCGGGATGACGGTGCGCTCCACCGCCGCCGGGTCCACCTTGGCGCGCAGGTTCGCCCACGGGATCTCGAAATACTCCTTCCTGCATGCAGCACGGATGGATCCATGGACATGGAGCGCGCGTCACCGGCCATGCATATCAAG is part of the Miscanthus floridulus cultivar M001 chromosome 9, ASM1932011v1, whole genome shotgun sequence genome and encodes:
- the LOC136481191 gene encoding uncharacterized protein → MASRVPLSLPDPDATDPERPPPALTSDLLEEILLRVASPADLARASTACVSFRRLIADHAFLRRVDSICSGLLVLVVTCEGDCSGLEFVCSEANGEESAFC
- the LOC136481192 gene encoding uncharacterized protein; its protein translation is MLRSTGDRVVIVGGGIAGALLAKTLENHADVVLIDPKEYFEIPWANLRAKVDPAAVERTVIPHSDYLTQAKVVTAFAVGVDDSVVLTSIGRAVAYDFLVIATGRTCNRPQKQSERLEMFQHDKERIDGARSVLIVGGGPIGVELAAEIVMKSPEKRVTLVHGAPRLLKVMGARASAKALEWLRSKNVTVLLDQTVDLASATPDTREFTTSAGQTVEADAHFVCTGRPVASGWLKGTLLGEHVDEEGHLRVDGHLRVGGLRNVFAVGDITDVPEAKQGHLAQRQAMVVSRNLRLLVKGATREEKLHRYKPSPRTSMTVTLGHRDALAELPFMTLIGHVPGAVKPRDHFITRTRRMMGIKSKPYGTMPHVM